ATGAAGTTCCCGATTTTCACCAAATCGTTATCGCCTGAAAGATAAATGTGCGCTAGGAAGTTCATGTGCCTAATTTAAGAATTTTATATTAGAAACCAACAGTTGTTCTTGATACAATTTCGACTTTGTCAAATTCACACGAACTGACGTACCGAAAAAGGCAATTCATTATATTTGCAGCTCATAATACAAAACTAAAAACTCAAAATGACGTTAATCAAATCTATATCAGGTATTCGCGGTACCATCGGCGGACAAGTGGGCGACAATTTAACACCAGTAGATGCTGTAAAATTTGCTTCAGCCTATGGCACTTTTCTAAAGAACAACATCAAAAAAGACAAGTTAAAGGTAGTTATCGGACGTGATGCTCGTATCTCGGGACCGATGATTCACAATTTGGTGGTGAATACGTTGATTGGTTTAGGGATTGATGTGATTGATTTGGGGTTATCCACTACGCCAACAGTTGAGGTAGCTGTTCCTATGGAAGAAGCGGATGGAGGCATTATTTTAACGGCTTCTCACAACCCAAAACAATGGAATGCATTGAAGTTATTGAATGCTAAAGGCGAGTTTTTAAGCGGAGCAGAAGGGGCTATTATTTTAGAGATTGCCGAGGCTGAAGCGTTCACCTTTTCGGATGTGGATTCCTTGGGAGAAATTACCGTGAATGATGCTTACATGGATATTCATATTGATGAGGTCTTAGATTTACCTTTAGTTGATGCCGAAGCGGTAGCTAAAAGAAAGTTTAAAGTAGTGGTGGATGGTGTGAATTCTTCGGGTGGGATTATCATTCCGAAGTTATTAGAGCAAATGGGCGTAGAGTGCGTGAAATTATACTGCGAACCTAATGGTCATTTTCCCCACAATCCAGAACCATTGAAAGAACACTTAGGCGATATCTGTAAATTGGTGGTAGAGGAGAAAGCGGATTTTGGAATTGTGGTGGACCCAGACGTAGATAGATTAGCTTTCATTTCAAATGATGGCGAAATGTTTGGAGAAGAATATACCTTGGTCGCTTGCGCTGATTATGTATTGAGTAAAACTCCAGGGAATACCGTTTCGAATATGTCCTCTTCTCGTGCCTTGCGTGATATTACCAATAAGCACAACGGAAGCTATCAAGCCAGTGCAGTAGGAGAGGTGAATGTAGTTGAACTGATGAAAAAAACCAATGCTATCATAGGGGGTGAAGGAAACGGCGGTATCATTTATCCTGAGTTGCATTACGGAAGAGACAGTTTGGTAGGGGTGGCGTTGTTCTTAACGTATTTGGCAAACCAAGACAAAACGGTGGCCGAATTAAGAGCATCCTACCCACAATACTACATGAGCAAAAACAAAATTGAGTTGACGCCACAAATAGACGTAGATGCGATATTGGTAGCCATGACCGAGAAATACAAAAACGAAGAAATCAATACCATTGATGGGGTAAAAATAGACTTTGCCGAAAACTGGGTACACTTACGCAAATCCAACACCGAACCGATTATCCGTATTTATACTGAAGCCGCCACACAAGACGAAGCCGATAAATTAGCGTTAAGAATTATTGAGGAGATAAAGGCTGTAGCTGGGATATAAATTGAAATAAACAAAAAGCCTCGAGAAATCGGGGCTTTTTTATAAAGTACTATTTCAGTAAAAACTAATCGTCTCCTTCCTTTAGGGAATACTCTCTAGTATATTTTGTAGCAATGAGTTTAACATTCTCCGGAATTAGATTCCCTTCTTTATCAATAGCATTGTTCTTGTACAAAAGTTTAACTATTCTTGACATAGTGGTATTTAATTCGATACTGGTATTTAACCCTTTAAAAGCGATTTGAAGATAGGTTCCTGGTTTGGCTTGGTTGGGTAGTTTGTCAATAGTAATAATTACTTTGCCCTCCAAATTACTGATAGAGCAATCTTCTTTGTACATCCCACAGTCGCTCACTTTTAGGTAGGGGGTATCATCTACATAAGCAATATTGTCTTTGATTTTTACTTTTTGGGCTGTTGCGAATTGCATGCTTAGTGCAAATAATAAGATGGCAATTATTTTGATATTCTTCATGGTTTACGTTGTTGAATTATTGTTGAGGTACTTCGTCAAAGTTGACCATCCAATGAATGCCAAATTTATCAATAAACATCCCGAAGTAGGCGCCCCAAAAGGTATCATTCATAGGCATAAAAGCATTTCCGCCAGCGGATAATCCGTTGAAGATTTTGTCTGCTTCGGCACGACTTTCGGTATTGATAGAAATCGAAACATTAGCTCCCATTACCACATCACCGCTTTGTGAATTGCTATCGCTTCCCATTAAAATGGTATTGCCAATGGGTAACGATACGTGCATTACTCTTTCAGCATCTTCTGCCGTGAGTGGAGGACAATTGTCATCAGCAGGCATGTCTTTGAATTTTCCCATATAAGGAAACTCACCACCAAAAACAGATTGATAAAATAGGAAGGCTTCTTCGCAATTCCCGTTAAACAGTAAATAAGGATTTATGTATGCCATGGTTTATTAATT
The window above is part of the Flavobacterium sp. N1994 genome. Proteins encoded here:
- the glmM gene encoding phosphoglucosamine mutase — protein: MTLIKSISGIRGTIGGQVGDNLTPVDAVKFASAYGTFLKNNIKKDKLKVVIGRDARISGPMIHNLVVNTLIGLGIDVIDLGLSTTPTVEVAVPMEEADGGIILTASHNPKQWNALKLLNAKGEFLSGAEGAIILEIAEAEAFTFSDVDSLGEITVNDAYMDIHIDEVLDLPLVDAEAVAKRKFKVVVDGVNSSGGIIIPKLLEQMGVECVKLYCEPNGHFPHNPEPLKEHLGDICKLVVEEKADFGIVVDPDVDRLAFISNDGEMFGEEYTLVACADYVLSKTPGNTVSNMSSSRALRDITNKHNGSYQASAVGEVNVVELMKKTNAIIGGEGNGGIIYPELHYGRDSLVGVALFLTYLANQDKTVAELRASYPQYYMSKNKIELTPQIDVDAILVAMTEKYKNEEINTIDGVKIDFAENWVHLRKSNTEPIIRIYTEAATQDEADKLALRIIEEIKAVAGI
- a CDS encoding VOC family protein, with translation MAYINPYLLFNGNCEEAFLFYQSVFGGEFPYMGKFKDMPADDNCPPLTAEDAERVMHVSLPIGNTILMGSDSNSQSGDVVMGANVSISINTESRAEADKIFNGLSAGGNAFMPMNDTFWGAYFGMFIDKFGIHWMVNFDEVPQQ